In Dromiciops gliroides isolate mDroGli1 chromosome 5, mDroGli1.pri, whole genome shotgun sequence, the following are encoded in one genomic region:
- the LOC122729903 gene encoding ubiquitin-like protein FUBI, which produces MQLFVQVQALHILKVTGQETVAQIKAHVASLEGIAPGQFLLLGGSSLEDEAILGQCGLEMLSILEVAGLMLGGKVYGSLARAGKVRGQTHKVAKQEKKKKKKTGWIKRRMLYNRCFIKVVPTFDKKKGPTANS; this is translated from the coding sequence ATGCAACTGTTTGTCCAGGTGCAGGCTCTGCACATCCTCAAGGTGACTGGGCAGGAGACTGTTGCCCAGATCAAGGCCCATGTGGCATCCCTAGAGGGCATTGCCCCGGGTCAGTTCCTACTTCTAGGTGGCTCCTCGCTGGAGGATGAAGCTATCTTGGGGCAGTGTGGGTTGGAGATGCTGTCCATTCTAGAAGTGGCAGGCCTAATGCTAGGAGGTAAAGTCTATGGCTCTCTGGCCAGAGCTGGAAAAGTGAGGGGTCAGACTCACAAGGTGGCCaaacaggagaagaaaaagaagaagaagactgggTGGATCAAGAGGAGGATGCTGTATAACAGATGCTTTATCAAGGTAGTGCCCACCTTTGACAAGAAGAAGGGCCCCACTGCCAACTCCTAA